From the genome of Planctomycetia bacterium:
GAACCTCGGCAGTAATCCAGTACGAGGTCAGTGCCTGCTTAATAGACGAATGGAAGCAGCGAGTAAGTCTTCTTCAGATAAACACGATATGGTTCGCCCAGTGCACGTTTCAAAACGCGTTCTTCGTGTCGGATGCGACGAAGCATGATGTACGTGCTTGGAACCATGATGATCATCAGGCTGATAAGATTCTGGTAAGCGAGTGCCAGTGCGAGAAATTCCAGAAGAAGGCCAGTGTATGATGGGTGCCGGAGCAGCATGTAAGGGCCTGTATTGATCACTTTATGGTTGGAATGAACTGCAACATTGACAGTGAAAAAGCGGCCCAGGCAATGAATGGCCCACCAGCGCAAACTGATGCCTGCAATCAACACTCCAAATACAGCTATCACACCATTGCGGCTGAGTGGAAATGCCAGAGTTTCCATCTG
Proteins encoded in this window:
- a CDS encoding isoprenylcysteine carboxylmethyltransferase family protein, whose translation is MNIDTSHPAVLPCIVGFFVLLREGSLLITKFTQMNTVKRADRSTLSSIWITILLSLFVASPFPFLREQMETLAFPLSRNGVIAVFGVLIAGISLRWWAIHCLGRFFTVNVAVHSNHKVINTGPYMLLRHPSYTGLLLEFLALALAYQNLISLMIIMVPSTYIMLRRIRHEERVLKRALGEPYRVYLKKTYSLLPFVY